In the Halococcus sediminicola genome, CGTCTCGCACATGGGCGAGATCGTCGTATCCGGCCCCGACGCCGACGAACTGATGAACCGACTCACCAGCAACGACGTGCGCGCGGTCGACGCCGGCGGGGCCCAGTACGCGGCTATCACCGATTCCGAGGGAGTGATCCTCGACGACACGATGCTGTACCGACTGCCCGAGAGCCACAGTGATGAGTTCCTGTTCGTCCCGAACGCGGGCAACGACGTCGCGATGGAAGAGCGGTGGAACGCCCACCGCGAGGAGTGGAATCTCGACGCCACGGTCGAGAACCGGACCGAGGAGTACGCGATGATCGCGGTCCAGGGACCCGACTCGGCCGACCTCGTCGCCGAGGCGACCGGCGACGATGCGCTCGCGGAGCTCCCGAATTTCACGGCGACCGATGCGACGATTGCCGGGAGCGAGGGGCTGCTCGCGCGCACGGGCTACACGGGCGAGGACGGCTTCGAGGTGATCTTCCCGTGGGCGGATGCAGAAGCGGTCTGGGAGGCGTTCGACTGCCAGCCCTGCGGGCTCGGCGCGCGCGACACGCTGCGCATGGAGGCCGGACTGTTGCTCGCCGGCCAAGACTTCGACAGTGACGAGAACCCGCGCAACCCCTACGAGGCGGGCATCGGCTTCGCGGTCGACACCGATACCGAGTTCGTCGGTCGGGACGCGCTCGCGGCGGTCGAGGAGTCGGGACCCGACGAGCGACTCGCGGGCTTCGAACTCGACGAGCGCGCGGTGGCCCGCCACGGCTACGAGATTCGAAACACCGAGGGAGAAGCAATCGGCACGGTGACCAGCGGGACGATGGCTCCCTACTTGAACACTCCAATCGGGTTGGGCTACGTGCCAACGGAGTACACCGAGCCGGGAACCGAGGTCGCCGTCGTCGTTCGCGGCGAGGCGAAAGATGCACATATCAGGGCGCTCCCCTTCTACGAACGATGAGCTTCGACGTTCCCGACGACCGCCGGTACATGGAGAGCCACGAGTGGGCCAGCGCGGATGGAGACACTGCCCGGGTGGGTATCTCCGATTTCGCACAGGACGAACTCGGCGACATCGTCTTCGTCGAGTTCCCCGACGAGGGCGAGGAAATCTCCCACGACGAGCAGTTCGGCGTAGTCGAGTCCATCAAGGCGGTGTCGGACCTCTACTCGCCCGTCTCGGGCACCGTGAGTGCGACGAACGACGACCTGCTCGACACGCCCGAACTGCTCAACGACGATCCCTACGGCGAGGGCTGGATGCTCGAAGTCGACCTCGGCGACGACAGTGGTATGGACGAACTGCTGAGCGCCGACGAGTACCGCGACCAGATCGAGTAATTCCCCGAGACCGACGGTCTGATATGGGCCGCGTTCGGACCGTTCGATAGCAGATGTCCGCATACAGCACGGGAGGACGGCGATGAGTGAGACCGGCCGGGGAAGCCCGTTCGCGCCACACACCGACTCCGAGACGGCGGCGATGCTCG is a window encoding:
- the gcvT gene encoding glycine cleavage system aminomethyltransferase GcvT, with the translated sequence MTLRTPPLASSHEARDATVTEFGGWEMPVEFDSIRTEHESVRERVGKFDVSHMGEIVVSGPDADELMNRLTSNDVRAVDAGGAQYAAITDSEGVILDDTMLYRLPESHSDEFLFVPNAGNDVAMEERWNAHREEWNLDATVENRTEEYAMIAVQGPDSADLVAEATGDDALAELPNFTATDATIAGSEGLLARTGYTGEDGFEVIFPWADAEAVWEAFDCQPCGLGARDTLRMEAGLLLAGQDFDSDENPRNPYEAGIGFAVDTDTEFVGRDALAAVEESGPDERLAGFELDERAVARHGYEIRNTEGEAIGTVTSGTMAPYLNTPIGLGYVPTEYTEPGTEVAVVVRGEAKDAHIRALPFYER
- the gcvH gene encoding glycine cleavage system protein GcvH encodes the protein MSFDVPDDRRYMESHEWASADGDTARVGISDFAQDELGDIVFVEFPDEGEEISHDEQFGVVESIKAVSDLYSPVSGTVSATNDDLLDTPELLNDDPYGEGWMLEVDLGDDSGMDELLSADEYRDQIE